One segment of Haliotis asinina isolate JCU_RB_2024 chromosome 12, JCU_Hal_asi_v2, whole genome shotgun sequence DNA contains the following:
- the LOC137258322 gene encoding integrator complex subunit 8-like translates to MTESQVVSRGGGSLGPIALPAVMWYEFVLNENLLEDHLQQETPEPSPVQLLVTFMQQAKIEFRNVLLTREASPPSQQVDGKPGFGAQSDVKTEPGKNQPALTYENLEEAMKVIPAKQLKKVVALKTLALKVAAHLRWNMSILEKGVPLPVSKSLMLDLLKMTLGERLDGMKDPDIASLSDTAAFAVHLYHRWCVQSVVKDSFPSRPVRQHVFTMADQIDPVEACAAATEAICTGLKSELSTSIQMLERFLQTNKTLSMPTPNCFNVPSENTEVEYDWNQGRVIPPEEVRCQVCYDLGCVLFHQKEYKRAYELFTQCQTIHAKLKEHIYISIDTARLRGYLISCSSLLGIVTDSHKLSIFQRAENSRKKNFEGLIDILLEDNVSQELSVLYRSSLEDDILHAGKGCELLYTKVCICNVVRGVMEGKALMSPVLFALEKTDQSVTMFLVMTISRAMKDASFSQTANLKCFIQHLIELAEPESGFTNAVLGSELATYFDKEECMDMALGDEGEQMYLEDFDSEDPGGSSASFQSSREPTYNLSDLEGKLLTLYDPGLLRDVVNDLHGNRNWRYPQFVQFNDKWKVPREIRQLIDGLNHHGMQKPFIYVLVAKARHCMEVKIFDRARQLFAVADSVVSDLSYVLSKHVRWQSLLADLRQYDLNQTFGEGSTLQDLVKKTKTCLTTIRLGQEIQPSEEVLEECTAFLVNIKDWDYLCNLENTANGYIELSRLLACCCKELPVIRTARKPARDLWDAVLQIFQTKTQHKRNNSGRESAMHRDSQQGMLPRDSFISFLLKITEQSVLTLFISSFTKLFTILKDDITSQIASEFQALWPTAIANAGGLGVESMEDALTTLMKHALTVVPTQQSWLRTQADIYFAQNQYSAAMKLYLEVAVVSTDFFSRPVPKSVFDDQIYRRMMKCCSYLQCHTQVAVLCQFLDEVDYTAAFKALQEKTTYDAMDAYYTCIWDVSVLEYLTHLHGKRGELEKKQSALRALSQMDLNSSNPEEIQRRAIHVRKTRFLRSLAKQYLSC, encoded by the exons ATGACTGAGAGTCAAGTAGTTTCCCGTGGGGGTGGGTCCCTAGGGCCTATTGCCCTCCCAGCAGTCATGTGGTATGAGTTTGTCCTCAATGAAAATCTACTGGAAGATCACCTGCAGCAGGAAACACCTG aacCCAGCCCAGTGCAGCTGCTTGTGACATTTATGCAACAAGCAAAGATTGAGTTCCGCAACGTTCTGTTAACACGTGAAGCCAGTCCACCAAGTCAACAAGTTGATGGCAAGCCAGGATTTGGAGCTCAGTCTGATGTTAAAACAGAACCAGGAAAGAATCAGCCCGCACTCACGT ATGAAAACCTAGAGGAGGCGATGAAGGTGATCCCTGCAAAGCAACTGAAGAAGGTTGTGGCTCTGAAAACCCTGGCTCTGAAAGTAGCTGCACATCTCCGATGGAATATGAGCATCTTGGAGAAGGG TGTCCCGCTTCCTGTGTCCAAGTCTCTCATGCTGGACCTGCTGAAGATGACCCTGGGGGAGAGGCTGGACGGAATGAAGGACCCTGACATTGCATCCTTGTCTGACACTGCCGCCTTTGCTGTACACCTGTATCACAGATG GTGTGTGCAGTCAGTTGTGAAAGACAGCTTCCCCTCAAGACCCGTCCGACAGCATGTCTTCACCAT GGCTGACCAGATCGACCCAGTGGAGGCCTGTGCTGCAGCCACAGAAGCTATTTGTACTGGG CTCAAGAGTGAGTTGTCCACTTCAATCCAGATGCTTGAGCGGTTCCTGCAGACAAACAAGACGCTGTCCATGCCAACCCCAAACTGCTTCAACGTCCCAAGTGAGAATACCGAAGTGGAGTATGACTGGAACCAAGGCAGAGTTATTCCCCCTGAGGAGGTCCGCTGCCAG GTGTGCTATGACCTGGGCTGTGTTCTGTTCCACCAAAAGGAGTACAAGAGAGCCTACGAACTGTTTACCCAGTGCCAAACTATCCATGCCAAG CTTAAGGAACATATCTACATCAGTATAGACACTGCCCGACTCCGTGGCTACCTCATCAGCTGCTCCTCACTGCTAGGGATTGTAACAGATTCCCACAAGCTCAGCATCTTTCAACGAGCTGAAAACTCAAGGAAGAAAAACTTTGAAGGCCTGATTGACATTCTCCTTGAAGATAACGTCAGCCAGGAACTGAGCGTTTTGTATCGGTCCAGTCTTGAAGATGACATCCTTCACGCAGGGAAGGGATGTGAACTGTTATATACCAAGGTGTGCATATGTAACGTTGTCCGCGGCGTGATGGAGGGGAAGGCGCTGATGTCACCGGTGCTGTTTGCACTAGAGAAGACTGACCAAAGTGTGACAATGTTTCTAGTGATGACAATTAGCAGGGCTATGAAAGATGCCTCATTCTCTCAGACAGCCAACCTGAAGTGTTTTATTCAGCATCTGATAGAGTTGGCGGAGCCGGAATCAGGCTTTACCAATGCTGTGTTAGGCAGTGAGCTGGCCACATACTTCGACAAGGAGGAGTGTATGGACATGGCGCTGGGGGACGAGGGGGAGCAGATGTACTTGGAGGACTTTGATTCTGAGGACCCAGGGGGATCTTCTGCCAGCTTCCAGTCATCAAGGG AACCAACGTATAATTTGAGTGACCTTGAGGGGAAACTGTTGACCTTGTACGACCCTGGCCTGCTGCGGGATGTTGTGAATGACCTTCATGGAAACAGAAACTGGCGTTACCCACAGTTTGTACAGTTCAACGATAAG TGGAAAGTTCCTCGTGAGATCCGACAGCTTATTGATGGCCTGAATCACCATGGAATGCAGAAACCATTTATCTATGTCCTTGTGGCTAAGGCAAGACACTGTATGGAGGTCAAG ATATTTGACCGAGCACGTCAGCTGTTTGCTGTGGCGGACTCCGTGGTCAGTGATTTGTCCTATGTCCTGTCTAAACATGTGCGCTGGCAATCCCTGCTGGCTGACCTCCGGCAGTATGATCTCAACCAGACATTTGGAGAGGGCTCCACGCTTCAGGACCTCGTCAAGAAAACCAAGACCTGTCTCACCACCATCAGACTCGGCCAGG AAATCCAGCCCAGTGAGGAGGTGTTGGAGGAGTGCACAGCGTTCCTGGTGAACATCAAGGACTGGGACTACCTCTGTAACCTGGAGAACACGGCAAACGGATATATcgag TTGAGTCGGCTGTTGGCGTGTTGTTGCAAGGAGCTGCCAGTCATCAGGACAGCTCGGAAACCAGCTCGGGACCTCTGGGACGCAG TGTTGCAGATCTTCCAGACCAAGACGCAGCACAAGCGGAACAACAGCGGCAGGGAGAGCGCCATGCACCGAGACTCCCAGCAGGGGATGCTCCCTCGGGACTCCTTCATCAGCTTCCTGCTCAAGATAACG GAACAAAGTGTCCTGACTCTGTTTATATCATcattcaccaaactgttcacaATACTCAAG GATGATATAACAAGTCAGATAGCCAGTGAATTCCAAGCTCTGTGGCCAACAGCTATAGCCAA CGCTGGCGGGCTGGGTGTGGAGAGTATGGAGGATGCGCTGACCACCCTGATGAAACATGCCCTCACCGTGGTGCCCACCCAGCAATCCTGGCTTCGTACACAAGCAGATATCTACTTTG CCCAGAATCAGTACTCTGCTGCGATGAAGCTGTACCTCGAAGTGGCTGTTGTCTCCACAGATTTCTTCTCCCGGCCTGTGCCAAAGAGTGTGTTTGATGATCAG atcTACCGACGTATGATGAAATGCTGCTCCTATCTGCAGTGTCACACACAG GTTGCTGTTCTGTGCCAGTTCTTGGATGAGGTAGACTACACGGCAGCCTTTAAGGCTCTACAGGAGAAGACGACATATGACGCCATGGATGCCTACTACACCTGCATCTGGGATGTCAGTGTCCTGGAATACCTAACTC ATTTGCATGGCAAGAGAGGAGAGTTAGAGAAAAAACAGTCTGCT CTGCGAGCTCTGAGCCAGATGGACCTGAACAGCAGCAACCCAGAAGAGATTCAGCGTCGAGCCATCCACGTTCGCAAAACCAGATTTCTCAGATCACTTGCAAAGCAGTATCTGTCTTGTTAG